The Natronosporangium hydrolyticum nucleotide sequence CCAGTAGCTCCATCACCGCACCGATGTTGGGGCTGTAGCGGCGGACCAGCATCGCGAGCGCCACCGGCACCAGCAGGATCACCAGCGTGACGACGATGTTGGCGATCGGGATCTGCAGCTCCATGCCCGCCGGCATGAAACGGGTGCCGTAGAGGTGCAGCACCAGCGGGGTCATCACGAGCGCCCACAGCGTCGAGTTGGTCGTCATCATGACGCTGAGCCCAAGGTTGCCCTTGGAGAAGTAGGTGAAGATGTTCGACGTGGTGCCGGCCGGCACCGACCCCATCAACAACGCGCCCAGCGCCAGCGGGGCGACGAACTCCGACGGCAGCTGGAGGATCAGCCCGATCACCAACAGGAAGGCGAGCAGCGGCATGATCCCGAACTGGGTGAGCCAGGCGATGATCAGGCCCCACGGTCGACGCAGGGCGGAGACGAGGTCGCGCGGGGTCAGACCGGCGCCGAGCCCGAACATGATCACGAACACCAGCGCGATGAGCATGACCTGCTCGAACTGCGTGACCACCTGGTGGTCTGCGGGAGGCGGCTCGAACGCGAGCGAGAGTATTGACGGATTCGACATAGCTACGCTTCCTGCGACCCGGTGGTCGCCTCGGGCGTGGAGCCCGTCGTCCCGGATGCCGGCTTAGCGCCGACCTCCGTGCGCAACTCCTTACGCAGAATCTTGCCGATCGGGCTCTTGGGCAGCTCGTCGCGGTACTCGACGCTTCGTGGCACCTTATAGGGTGCCAGGTACTCGCGGCAGTGCGCGATGATGTCGCTTTGCGACGGTGCCGGCTCGTCGGCGACGACGAAGGCGCGCACCGCCTCACCGGTCTTGGGATCGGGCACACCGATGACACCCGCCTCCCGCACGTTCGGCAGGGCGGCGATGCACTCCTCGACCTCGTTGGGGTACACGTTGAAGCCACTGACCAGGACCATGTC carries:
- a CDS encoding bile acid:sodium symporter, whose translation is MSNPSILSLAFEPPPADHQVVTQFEQVMLIALVFVIMFGLGAGLTPRDLVSALRRPWGLIIAWLTQFGIMPLLAFLLVIGLILQLPSEFVAPLALGALLMGSVPAGTTSNIFTYFSKGNLGLSVMMTTNSTLWALVMTPLVLHLYGTRFMPAGMELQIPIANIVVTLVILLVPVALAMLVRRYSPNIGAVMELLGGFFGLFFIVFLMVTWVPRNWQLLVGTPWQVYLVAICLGLFGIAVAYWIARAIKLHPMNARTVGLETGIQNGPLAIAIVLLSFQGHPQLGLLLLVPALYSLFIVIVATFVTLYFRRANLAAEQKIPNLL